Below is a genomic region from Diabrotica undecimpunctata isolate CICGRU chromosome 7, icDiaUnde3, whole genome shotgun sequence.
gtataaaatgtaaacaCTACAAAGTAGGAAAACGCCTAATATTACAGTGATCTACATTTTTAGCATAAGtaatgatttttttgtatttcagatGCCTAAAACTGCTCAAGAATGGGAAACAATTACTAATGGATTCAGTGTTCTTTGGAATTTTCCAAAATGTGTAGGCGTCATGGATGGCAAGCACATTGCAATACAAGCACCAAAAAACAGTGGAAGTGATTTCTTCAATTACAAAACGTTTTTTAGCATTGTTCTGTTCGGCGTAATGGATGCTAATGACCGATTTTTGTATTTTCATGTAGGCTCCCAAGGGAGAATATCTGATGGAGGAGTTTTCGAAAATACATTATTCAAAAAACTATTAACTCGCTGCAAACTCAACCTTCCAGAATATAGCTCTTTACCAGGACGTGAGAAATTAGTCCCTCACGTATTTTTAGGGGATGATGCCTTCCCATTATCATCAAATTTACTGAAACCCTACCCTGGGGCGCAGGACAAAGGGTCTCCCAAAAGGATATTTAATTACCGTCTCAGTAGAGCGAGAAGAATATCAGAAAATGTTTTTGGAATGTTATCTTCGatttttagaatatttagaaAACCCTTACTTTTAGAACCAGAAACTGCAGAAGTTGTTGTTATGGCTTGCATTTACTTGCATAATTTTTTAAGGAATAGTTCAAGATCTAAAAATTCCTACAATCCCCCAGGTACATATGACGGTGAAGATAAAGATACAGGACGTGTTTTAGAAGGATCGTGGAGAAAAGAAACTCAGAGTAATACATTTACTTCATACAAGAAAGTTGCACGAAATGCATCAACTGAAGCAAAAGATATTAGGCAAGAGTTTGCAGATTTTTTCGTTACACCTTTGGGGATGGTGCCGTGGCagaataattattgaattataatTCATGTATAAATTGAAATTGCCTATTTATTTGTTTGGATAATTAATAACAGAAAAGTTAATATCTAAAAACATTGTGTGTTTACTTACCACGTTCTCAGCTTCACTTTCCTTGCATGGGCGGACTTTGTTTTTGTCTCGAAGAAATACTAATGCATCGTAGGCAAACCACTTGGAATGAAACTGAGCGCCTGCTCCAGATTTTTTCATGCTGCGatattttttttgctctctaTAAAACTGAGCCACCAAATTACGGATTTTTCTTTTTGCCTCTTCCTGAGATGAGCACCCTACAGCTGAACAAACTGCATTCCATGCATCATTTTTTGATTCTCTGCatttatatttaacatttttaggaTTCCAAATACATGGATGTTGTCTATAATTGtcaattaaatttaaacaattctCCGAAGTCCACTTAAACGCCATCACTAAATATAGACGCGGCGGTCTGTCTACTGTCTAGTCACTCAATTTGCAACAGGTCTCAACTCGCAACAATCCGTCCACATCGAAGCAATGTTGACAAATGTTTCACTTTGTTTCATATTATCCTTTGATCTTTACCGCTAGAAACGGATTTATACAACATACTACAACTTGTGTTGAATCGCAACACCAACTTTATGCAACGCAACACAACATATTCCaacaaatataaacattttatgttGTAACAAGTTTTTGTTgtattatgttaaaaaatgttgctCCAGTGTAGACGCGTCTTAACACGTTGCCAAAAATCGAATGGTTgctaacaataaaaattttgggttaaataagaTGGGGCTATACAAGAATTACTAGAATGATATTGAAGTCAGTTTGAATCATCTGTACCAAATTCTcttcttttaataatataatgtatgtatatatatagtataataAGTGGAAGAAACTAATTGCTTTGATTGCTAAGGTATCGAACGCTAGAATCCAATCGATTTTCTTTATCgatgaataaaaaaatctttttttatctACATACTTTTTTTCTACACCACTGCATAGAGGAAACCAAAAGAAGAAAGAAGCAATTATTACCCAGGAAGATTTCACTACATAAATATGACTAGATGATGGTAATGATGATGTCAGAAAAATGATACAGCCATAACAGATGATTGAATCAGACTATGGTCGATTTGTGTTGCACGCCGAAGCCGACCTGGTCAACCTACATTTCACAATGATTGTTGGTTATTACAAAACGAACGTGATTATGGTGATTAGTCTTTGATATTTTCAATAAAGCTTTCCATTGTAGAATTAAGCGAATAAATGCGTACTATTTCAACGTTACCGAGTGAAAAACGTGGCGCAGGAAGCGTAAAACTACTTTTACcacaattatttgtttattttttcggTAAGACACCACATAATTTAGTTAAGACACTGTAATTTTGTTATATCACTTACAGTAATTTAGTTATCTTGATCAACTTTGTGGTAAAATGAAAGGGATCAAGATTTATATAGAATCTGCTtaggaaattgaaaaaaaaaagaaagtttaaACCATCACCAACCAACAAAAAGAAACGAAAGCCTTGTTAAATCTAAATACTTAACAAATCATTGTAAAGTTAATAAATTCCTAATAGCAATAACAATAATATACTGTTAATATCAGCATGTGGCTAGTTTGTATATTGATTGAATAAGAATTTAACTAGATATTGTATAAAATCAAGAACAAAAATCAACAAGTAAgtagtgttttattgttttatttgccaTGTGAATTGTGGAGTATCCCACAtgggtttttttaatatattgggcattacatttttaattattaaaatatgttaGGTATTATATCGTAATAACCAAACTTTGCTTGATCCCATTCAACATCAAATAAACAAAACGTGAATAAACATTCATCAAAACCTCTTTTGCGACTCTGCAGAGTCAGCAGAAAATATATGTCAAACATTTCAGTTATAATGTAGTATTACTTTTATCAATAAAGAAAGGGAAAGTACTATTGTTATTTATTACAAAGTAAAACATGGTTTGGCCGAGTGAAAGTCCAATCATGGTGATCCTGCCTTAAGAATAAGAATCTTGTGTTCCGCACGAGAAAAAGAAGATCAACAGAAAAACAACTGAAATCGGGAGATAAAAGGACAAACTATCCATCTCTGAAATACTTGGTATTGCAGCCTTCGTATAAGCCGTGATCTTCGATATATGGTTGCTGCTAAGGCGATGGAAGAAACAACTGAGATGCCACATACACCAGGAGATCTATAAGTCAACTGAGCTGATTAAATGAATAATGAAAAGCCAGAATGAAGACCCAGGGTCTTTATGATACAGTTTAACACaatttattaaacttttattattaaattttcatacAATTTACGTTTGCCATATTTACTAGACCAATCCtaactacatttttttaaatctctctcttaaaacaaaaaacaaaataggtacaTCAATGgcaggcaaccgtatatacgtatttcagACTTTTGGTCATCTTCAGTATGGTGCAGCCTAGTTAGAAAAACAGCATGTTAATTTGGGAAAGGATCACCACAGGAGCAATGCGAACAATGcttggcattagagttagaagaccctgatggttttcACGGCAACaaaacaactaacaataaccatgGAGAGAGCTACAACTACCTGAGGAAAGAAATGTCAAACGTTAAAAcctttaaaacaaatataaaaggttaatgcgagtgaataataaaagtaaaatgtaatggcgtGTCTCgaaaaacaggaaaacaaaaaacaaaataggtatatcgatggagGGCAAATTTCGTATTACGTAattgttcatatatatatatatatatatatatatatatatatatatatatatatatatatatatgcacaaTTATTTTGATTGCTTTTTATTTCATGAAATTCACAAATTTTGGTAGGATTTTTAACAGTTATATTTTTACTCCATATAAGTTTAATGACGGCTATTACATAGGAATTTTACGAAAAACCCTGTAGAATGAAGATAAAATAAAGTAATCGCCGATAAATGGTTTGAAAGACTCAGAAGCTTCACAGAATAATTTAAAGTACTGTATGCAATaaatatcggagaatgcttaagatcccgtggactgaccgagtcacaaatgaggaggtcctcaaaagaatgaataagaatcgagaagtactgaccatcatcaaagttacagttcttcggacatattatgcgaaacgAATCCAGATATGCTCCCCTTCAAGGcatcctgcaagaaaaaatatttggaaaaccaggtccaggaagaagaagaacatcttggttaaagaacctcagaatctggatcaatacaacatctgtgcagcttttccgcatTGCTGCaaataagataaagattgtcatgatgatcgccaacattcgtaacggagaggctcatcaagaagaagaaaaatgcaATATACAGTTAAAGCGTGGCAAAGAGACAAAAGACAAACTTTATAGAAGAAAAAATCTTGTTAAATTACattataaactaaaaatttttccCTTTGtcaatttatttaaacatatcGTATATAAATTGATATACAtcatcaattttttatttataaaagtaagaatgtaaGACAGAGGTATAGAGAAAATTTAGTTTTGTACTTTTATTACTATAAAGATCTGATGAGTTAATGCATTCACATTTGAAACGTGttcctttaaaattataaaatagcaCTCACTACCTTTCCTATCTTTAAGTTTCAACTGATCGATAATCCGTTTACATGTGTATTGCCTTAATATCGAAATTGTCAAAGCAATCTTAAAATTCACCGGTTCAAAGGTTATACGCCTATTTTATTTTGTGGGTTACAAGGTTAAAATACGTGGTTCACGACACTCTCTTATTTATGGAATTGTTGTATTCTTTTATTGATCATTTCACATAAAGAAGACAACATTTTTCACATTCATAAAAAGAAAACTATACAGAATTACCAATAAAAACGTAGTTAAGTATATAATTCCATTGCTTCTTAATTAGTTGCTAAATAGtgtaatgataaataaaataagtcAAAGACATAGGATACCAAATAATCAAATCAATTTTCAAGTAGAAAAATGACCAAGTAGACTTGGTCTGTAATAATACAAATGCTTACATAGAGAAGAAGTAGGTTAAAGCATATAAGAAACTATAGATGTTGCTAAACTTAATGAGAACAATTCCTAGAAGAAGATTTCTTTAGATTAGGATATTTAGGTTCGCTTAGTATTTAAAGCTTATGCTGTATTCTGTTTTTAACCCATCTTAACTTTGTTTGGCAAGTTTGATGAAATCTACCAAAAGAAGGAGTTTAGAGTGATACAAATCTTAAAAGTAAAATCAAGTACCTTGGTATATTAGACTGAAGACTTACTTGTAATCGACAgataaaacaagtaaaaaagaGAGCGGCACTACacgtcttcttcttcatgtgccgagctcgattatcgagcgttggctatcaaattggctatagtaattttgttgacggcagctcggaaaaaagatgcagaggatctgttaaaccaatatctcaggtttctaagccataacgttcttcttcgacctggccctcttgcgatttttaactgttttgacgacttccgtaacttttcccatccgatgcaaaacaacttcgttacgaactctatccacccaacttattcgtaacATTCTCCGATACatccagatttcaaaggcttccagtttcttaagaaatgtatccgtcaaagtccaaccttcgacaccatacaaaagagataatacataacatctcactaatctaattttcagacttaaagtaatattgtttccacgtaacagtttcttcatcttaaagaatgcagttctggccttctctatccgtattctaatttctttgctcatgttccagttctcatttagattacaaccaaggtaagtgatactgttagttctctccagttgttcaccataagctgttaccacttccggttgtattggcgttttactgatgaccatcacctttgtctttgcggtgtttagcttaaggccatattcatcacacgttgtggtaatcctattaattagatgttgaagttcttcgtaattgcttgcaattaacactgtgtcatccgcatatctcaaattattaatattgacgccattcatttttataccacattgaacattatccactgctttattgaaaacgaactcagaatagataaatagtagcggggacaaaatgcagccctgacttactcctcttcgtatttgaagctcttcagaagtgtcccggccaatcctgatgtttgcacgttgataccagtaaagatttttaataatgcgtaggtctttatcataaatacctacctgctgaagaatggctatcatttcagtatgttttactcgatcaatggccttctcaaagtcaataaaacacatataaactgaatgtccgacatctctgcatctctgtaccataacctgaatactaaatagtgcttctcttgtttcaaggttattgcggaatccaaactgtgtgtcaccaagttgttgttctagtttttggtacatcctagagtgcaaaattcgtagaaatatctttaaaacatggctcatcaagctgatggttcggtagtcactacatctttttgtatttgtttttttaggtatcgccacaaaagtcgacagccgccaatccgttggttTGGTAtacagccagtttcataaattttattaaacaggtaaaggagagatattttacctgaactttcgaAGAGCTTACACTACACAGATGGGTCTAAAATTGTAGAAAGGTCGGATGTAATAATATTCAGTAGTAGGAAAAATGTAAACATTACTATTCCACTAGGAACTAGGAGAATATAACTCTGTATTTCATACAAAGATGCCATCTTGCATTTTGCAGAATAAATTGACATGAGGGCTGTCGAACTAAAGCGGATCAAAATTATCACGGATAAATACATTTGTTTCCAAcatttttatgatttcgtttttCGGGTACTTC
It encodes:
- the LOC140446136 gene encoding uncharacterized protein, which codes for MAFKWTSENCLNLIDNYRQHPCIWNPKNVKYKCRESKNDAWNAVCSAVGCSSQEEAKRKIRNLVAQFYREQKKYRSMKKSGAGAQFHSKWFAYDALVFLRDKNKVRPCKESEAENVDDLNDSSSETDLDDSQVTDYDEGGNETQEFQDAENGNEGMKDLYNDGSQNPSTSNAACEKPSASNKSSQEPRKKTVENPNCTNLDEFKHPNKTRRVTYKKNR